In Marinobacterium sp. LSUCC0821, the DNA window TCACAGTTTAATGCCTCGTTGGGGCGAAGATTTAGCCTGATTTTTAAGGATTTTTATGGCCAATATATTGGCACTGGATACATCGACGGATGCCTGCTCTGTTGCGTTACTTAAAGGTGAAACCGACTTTGTGAAATTTGAGATAGTTCCACGCCAGCATACCCAACGGCTTCTGCCGATGGTGGAGGAGCTGCTTACAGAAGCTGCAATCAAAGTTTCCGATTTGGATGTGATCGCATTTGGTCGAGGCCCTGGCTCCTTTGCTGGTATTCGCATCGCTGCTGGAGCTGCACAAGGGTTAGCGGTGGCTTTTGAAACCCCTATGGCCCCTCTGTCGACACTAGAGACACTGGCTTATCAGGCTTTGGCTATCTCTCCTGATAGTTCATATATTCTTGCGACCCTCGATGCTCGAATGGACGAGATCTACTCTGCACTTTATGCGGTTGAAAATGGCACGTTAGTTGCAGTAACCGATGAGATAGTTTGTGCTCCCTCGGCTTTAGAGCTGCCTGAGAGTGTCTCAGGCTGCTTTGCGGTCGGTGGTGGTATGAACTACTTCAGTGATCTTACTGCAAAGGTTCAAGGACAAATAGCTAAGCATGATGCGACCCTATATCCAGATGCGAAGCAGATGTTGAGTTTGGCTTTGCAAAAGTTTGATCAAAATTTAATCGTTCCACCTGAAGAGGCTCTGCCTGTTTACGTTCGTGAAGGCAGTTGGAAAAAAAGGAGTGAGCAGTGACGCTTACAGATTGGATACACACCGTACTTTTAGCTCTTATCCAGGGGCTTACAGAGTTTTTGCCTATTTCAAGCTCTGCTCATTTGATACTGCCGTCGCAACTCCTAGGTTGGGAAGATCAGGGATTAGCTTTTGATGTTGGTGTTCATGTGGGAACCCTTGTTGCGGTTTTGATCTATTTTAGACGTGAAGTTACCCAGATAACGATTGCATCTTTAGCCTCTTTAACGGGTAAGCGATCTGATGATGGGCGCCTTGGTTGGATGGTTGTCTTGGCAACCATTCCTGCAGTTGTAGCGGGTTTTCTACTTGGTGATCTGGTCGATCTTTACGGCCGTTCAATACTCGTCATTGCAGCGACCACTATTATCTTCGGTCTTCTTTTGGGGTGGGCTGATGCAACGAACCGTGCAACCCGAGTCATGCAAAGTTTGGGTTTGAAAGATGCTGTCATTATCGGTTTTGCTCAGGCTATTGCACTGATTCCCGGTACATCGCGTTCAGGTATCACGATTACTGCAGCTTTAGCTTTAGGCTTTGATCGCCAAAGCGCTGCTCGTTTTTCCTTTCTTCTATCGATTCCTGTCATTCTAGGCGCCGGTTTGCTGAAAAGTATGGAGTTGTTAGGTGCAGGTGCTGACGCTAATTGGCAAATGGTTGGTTCTGGAGCTGTTCTTGCTGCTCTAAGCGCCTGGGCGTGTATTCATATCTTCCTAGGTGTGCTTGATCGTGTCGGCATGAAGCCGTTTGTAATTTATCGATTGTTACTGGGCATCACACTGCTTGTTGTTTGGGCTTTGGGATGAAAATCGCTCTCCTCTGCAGTGATGATGATCTAGCTATTGAAGCAGAAGGGTTGGCACAAAGGCTTCAATTACCCCTTGTTTCAGTCGCTGAAGATTATGATTTTCTGCTAGAGGTGCAGGCCTCAGGTATTGGTCTAGTGCAAACAGGCCCTAAAGCGCCGGGTGCCGTGCGTGTAGATTTCGATTCAGGTGCCGTTGCTCACCGTCGCAAATTTGGTGGGGGTATGGGGCAGCAGATCGTCAAGGCTTGTGGTGTAAGCTCATCATTCAAACCCTATATTGCAGACCTAACTGCGGGTTTAGGACGTGATAGTTTTGTACTCGCAACAGTTGGTTGCAGAGTTCAAATGGTGGAGCGCTCTCCAATTGTACATACTCTATTAGAAGATGGTTTGCAGCGAGCATCTTCTACTGATGACTCCGAACTTGCAGAGATTATCGCTCGCATGTCTCTGCAGGCAGGGCAGGCGACTGACTTTTTGAGTAATACATCAGAGAAATTTGATGTGATCTATCTCGATCCGATGTTTCCGCACACTGATAAAAGCGCACAGGTTAAAAAAGAGATGCTCGCTTCTCGCTCTGTTGTAGGGGCTGATGAAGATAGCGCTGCTTTGCTTGAGGCTGCGCTGGCTGCTGACCCCTCGCGGATTGTCGTGAAACGTCCTCGCAAGGCTCCGGTTATTGAGGGGCCAAAACCCAGTTACTCGTTGGAAGGTAAGTCTGGGCGTTTTGATATCTACGCAAAACGTAAGCTGGGTTAATAGTGCGGTGGTGGCACATTAGCCTCTGGTGCTGCGCCTGAATTGTCACCATCTTTAATCTGTTCGTGCAGGATTTTGACCATCCGTTTTAGCTGATCTATCTCCTTGGCTTGTAGAGCAACCTCTTCGCTCAGTTTGTCGATGCTATCTTCCTGAAAAGCCACTCGAGCTTCTAAATCGTCTAATTGAGAGCTATTACTCATTGCAATCTCTAGTAAGTTGTTGAAAAAAATTAACTAATACGCTATATCTGACGTTCTTCTGAGCCAATAGTTTACGGCGAGGAAGAGTGTGCAACAGCAAAATAGTAAGAAAAAGTTTATAGGTGGTAAACCGGTGATTAAAAATATCATTATCAGTATTATTGCGGCAGCTGTCATTGCGGCAGCGGGTCACTTTTTTAAAGCTGAGTCTCATTACCTGCCAGTTCTGGCAGTTTCATTCATTACAGTGTTAGTTAGTACTATCATTGCAGGCTCTGGAGCGGGTTCATTCGGTGGCTCTTATTCAGGTGCGCGCGTTAATGGTGCTGATGAAGAAGATGATGTCGATGATGGTCGTGAAGTTGGAACAGTTAAATGGTTCAACGTAGCGAAAGGTTTTGGCTTCATTACACGTTCTAACGGCGATGATGTGTTTGTTCATTTCCGTAATATTCGTGGACGTGGTCATCGCTCTCTTAATGAAGGGCAACGTGTACGTTTTAATGTGCATGACAGTGATAAAGGTCTTCAAGCAGAAGACGTTTCTATTATTCGTCAGTAATTTTAGAAAATCACAAAAAGGCAGCTTCGGCTGCCTTTTTTGTCTCTGTTAAGTTTCAGTTCCCTATAATCTTCTAAGTGGTTTGTTACACTTTGCTGAGCGAGGTGAAAAATTTGAAATATCTTACGTTTGTAGTTTGGTCTCTGTTATCTGGCACGTTAGTCGCGGGCGAGTGTCACAATAGTTTTCTGACTTCAGCTGAAGGGAGTCACGACTTCAAGGTATCGTTCAACGGTATCTCGGGTAGTGGCGAGGTTGGATTAAAGCGTCAGAGTGACGGGAGCTATCTATTCAAGCAAGAGTTAGGTCTGCTTCTTGGTACCCTTAAAGTCGATAGCCGCTTGGAGCTCTCGAATGATCGCTTGACGCCTCTCTCTTATCGGGAGGAGCAGAAGGGGATGGGTAAGAAATTGACCACCATGACGTTTGCAGATGGCCGGGCGGACATTCAGCGTAAGGGGAAGAGCTACAGCTTTGATGTTCCCAGTCAGTTCCAAGATCAGTTGAGTCAAACACTACATTTGCAAATGACTACGGCCTGTTCGCCTGAGCTTACTCAAATTGAAATGAGTGTTGCCTCCCCTAAACGCCTCAAGCAGGTCACGTACCAGCGTAAAGAGGATGTGTCTTTATCCCAGCGGTATAACGGTTTAACGGCGCAGCAGTGGGTCTATGAAGAGGGCGAGACGCGGGATACGTTATTGCTGTTACCTGCGCTCAACAATCTCTTGGTGCTGCTTGAGCACCAAGATGAGGGTGATGTTACGCGTCTGGAGTTGAAGGAGTTGCCTCCGGGTTAAGCTTCTTCTGCTCGGCTTCATAAGCTTTGAAAGCCGCTAGCTCTTCGCTATAGGTATCCCATACGCAGGGCTCGCATCCGCTTTCGCAGCACTCGTAATCTGCAGGAGGGGTTGGCTTTTCCATCTTTGCTCCAGTGGATCTATTAGATAATTTTTCCTGGGTTTAGAATCCCTTTAGGGTCTAGTGCAGCCTTTATTGCTCGCATTACATCAAGCTCGGCATCTTGTCTGCTAAGATGGATGTAAGGTTTTTTGCTCAAGCCTATACCGTGCTCTGCTGATACTGATCCTTTGTACTTAGCAAGGATTGCATAGACAACCGTGTCGATCGCTTTCTTATCTTTAACCGGGCCGACACAGAAGTGAATGTTGCCATCACCTAAGTGACCAAAGGTGAGGCAGGTTGACTCTGGGAACTGCTCAGCTAGCGCTTCAGCCACTTCATTGGTATACGCTTCCATGTGACGTAGAGGTAGGCTGATGTCGTATGGGATTAGAGGGCTAAACGCAGCAACCATCGCCTCTATGTCATCACGCATCGCCCACAGTGCGTTCGCCTGTTGTGAGGTTTCTGCAATTACTGCATCGGCAATGACACCCTCTTCCATGAGCTCCCCAAGTACCTCGATAAATTGCTCTCGGCCTCGCTCCTCATCAACACACTCAGATTCTACCAATACATAGTAGGGGAGTGAGTCATCGACAAACTTTTGATGATTGCCCGTGTCATGCACCATAAATTTGTAGAAGCTGCTCCATAGTGCTTCAAATGCTGAGAGTTTGCCCTCTAAACGCTGCTTCAGCGCGTTCAAAAGCGTAAGCATCTGGTCAAAGCTCTCTACGCCAACTAATGCTGTTTGGCGAGCGGGTGCAGCCGGCCAAAGCCTTAAGACAGCGCGTGTGATGATCCCTAGTGTGCCTTCAGACCCAACAAAAATCTGTTTTAGGTCGTACCCCGTGTTGTCCTTGATGGTCTCTTTTAGATTGGTGAGAATGCGGCCGTCGGCAAGAACGACTTCAAGTCCAAGTACCTGGTCGCGCGCCATGCCGTAGCGAATAACTTTGTTACCACCTGCGTTTGCACCCAGCATGCCTGCAACCTGCGCTGAACCGCGTGCACCCCAATCAACGGCAAAAAGAAGGCCTTTCTCAGCAGCTGCATTTTGCAGATCTTCAATTACGACCCCTGCTTGCACAAGTGCGGTAGAACCTTTCTCATCGATAGATTCAATCGTTCGCATACGCTCAAGGGTTAGTACGAAATCACCCTCGGTCGCTTTGGTTGCATCAGCAAGGCCAGTCATACCCGCTTGCGGAATGATGGTTTGGCCAGCTTCATTACAGAGCGCCAGTACCTGCGAGAGCTCTTCCGTAGACGCTGGGCGAATAACTGCAGCAGCAGGGCAAGAGCCTTTGCTCCAGCTCTCGTTTGGGCGCTGTGCGACACGTTCGTCTGTTATTAATCCGTTATCGCCAACAATCGAATGTATCTTGCTTAGAAGTTCGCTCATGGAGTTTGCTCTTTAATGGGTAAATTTTAATTTTAGGGCAGTGTAGCTGGTTTGGTAAAACAAAAAAGCTCGGATCAACCGAGCTTTTTAAAGCTTATGCAATTAGTCGCAGAGAGCATCTAGTTTCTGTTTGAGCATGCCAGTTACCGCACCAGGGTTTGCCTTGCCGCCAGAAGCTTTCATGACCTGCCCCATAAAGAAGCCGATCATTTTGCCGCGTTTATCAGGTTCAGCCGCTTTGTACTGATCAACCTGAGGTGTACAGCTGGCAATGACGTCGTCGATGATCGACTCGAGTGCACCAGTGTCGGTCACCTGTTTCATGCCCTGGGCTTCTATTATCTCATCTGCAGTGCCGCCATCCTTCCACTGGATCTCAAACACCTTCTTAGCGATGTTACCAGAGATGGTGTTGTCCTTGATGCGCACTAGCGTGCCGCCAAGTTGTTCAGCGGTTACAGGACACTGTTCAATTGTTAGATCTTCAGCGTTTAGGTTTTTAGCTAGTTCGCCCATGACCCAGTTTGCAGCCAGTTTTGCATCTTCACAGACCTTAACAACCTCTTCGAAGTAGTCGGCCTGTGAGCGGTAGGCAGAGAGAACACCTGCATCGTACTCAGAGAGCCCATACTCGCTAACAAAACGCGCTTTGCGAGCGTCAGGTAGTTCAGGCAGTGTGGCGCGAATCGCTTCAACATATGCATCATCAACAACCACTGGCAGTAGATCTGGACAAGGGAAGTAACGGTAGTCGTTCGCATCCTCTTTAGATCGCAAACTGCGTGTCTCGTTTTTATCTGGGTCGTAGAGACGTGTCTCTTGAACGACCTTGCCGCCATCTTCGATTAGATCGATCTGGCGTGCTACTTCTGTATCGATAGCACGCTCAATAAAACGGAACGAGTTGATGTTTTTAAGCTCTGTACGCGTACCTAAGGTCTCACTTCCTTTAGGGCGAATTGAGACGTTACAGTCACAGCGCATCGAACCTTCCGCCATGTTGCCATCACAAATACCAAGGGTAGTGACGATTGCATGGATTTTACGTGCATACTCTGCCGCCTCTTTCGAGGTACGCATGTCAGGTTCTGATACGATTTCAACTAGCGGCGTTCCCGCACGGTTTAGATCTATCCCAGATTGACCATGAAAATCTTCGTGAAGCGATTTACCAGCATCCTCTTCAAGGTGTGCATGGTGAATGCGGACGCGACGCGGGCCGCTCTCTTCGGTCTCAATATCTACATAACCTGCTCCTACGACCGGCGCTTCCAGCTGTGTTGTCTGGTAGCCCTTAGGCAGGTCAGGGTAGAAGTAGTTTTTGCGCTCAAATACAGCACGTTTACCAATCTCCGCGTTGATCGCAAGGCCAAACATGATCGCCATGCGCTGAGCACCTTCATTGAAGACGGGCAGGGTGCCTGGAAGTGCTAAGTCAACGGCGCAAGCTTGAGTGTTTGGCTCTGCACCAAATGCAGTGCTAGCACCTGAAAATATTTTTGTGTTGGTCGCGAGTTGAACGTGAATCTCAAGACCGATAACTGTTTCCCATTCCATATCGCTCTCCTTAGACCTCAACCGGTGACTGTTTGTGCCAGCTTGTCGCTTGCTGGAACTGGTGAGCGACGTTTAGTAGACGCGACTCATCGAAGTAGTTGCCGATAAGTTGAAGGCCGACTGGTAGGCCATCGATTTGTCCGCATGGGACTGACATACCTGGAAGTCCTGCAAGGTTGAGTGAAAGTGTGAAAATGTCCTCCATGTACATAGAGACTGGATCGTCACTCTTTTCACCAATCTTGAACGCTGGAGAAGGTGTGGTTGGGCCTGCAATAACATCAACCTCTTCAAAAATACGCATGAAGTCCTGTTGGATCAGTCGGCGTATCTGCTGAGCTTTGCGGTAGTAAGCATCGTAGTAGCCGGCACAAAGTGCATAGGTACCAACCATGATGCGGCGTTTAACTTCTGGTCCGAAACCTTCACCACGTGTACGTTTGTAAAGATCCTCAAGATCCGCAGGGTTGTCACAGCGGTAGCCGTAACGTACCCCATCAAAGCGTGAAAGGTTTGAAGATGCTTCAGCTGGCGCAATGATGTAGTAGGCAGGAATCGACATACGGGTGTTAGGCAGACTTACCGATTTTACGGTGGCTCCTAATCCTTCAAGCTCGCGAATTGCGGCTTCTACCTGCTCAGCCATCTTTGGATCAAGATCTTGGCTCATGAACTCCGCTGGAACACCGACGCGCAAGCCATTGAGCGGTTTGTTGAGTTCTGCGCTGAAGTCTGGAACATCTTTCGCGGCAGAGGTTGAATCCATAGGGTCCTGACCCGCCATGACATTAAGCATCAGTGCACAATCTTCTGCGCTACGAGCCATTGGGCCGCCTTGATCTAGTGAAGATGCATAGGCCACCATACCGTAACGCGAAACTCGACCGTAGGTCGGTTTGATACCGGTGATGCCACAAAATGCAGCAGGCTGTCGAATTGAGCCGCCAGTATCTGAACCTGTAGCGCCAGGAACTAATCGGGCTGCTACTGCTGCTGCCGAGCCACCTGATGAACCGCCTGGAACACGATCTGTGTCCCATGGGTTGCGGCAAATTCCATAAAATGAGGACTCATTCGATGAGCCCATAGCAAACTCATCCATGTTGGTTTTGCCCAACATCACAGCACCAGCGCTCTTAAATTTAGCGGCTACAGTTGAATCATAAGGAGATGCGAAGTTATCGAGCATTTTTGAACCACAGCTCGTCTTCACATTTTCAGTACAAAAGAGATCCTTATGGGCAATTGGAAGGCCAGTAAATAGGCCTGCATTTCCCGCTGCACGGCTAGCATCAGCAGCTTTGGCTTGCTCAAGTGCTAACTCAGGTGTCTGGGTAATAAATGTGTTGTAGTGTGAATCAGTCGCGGCAATTCGATCGATATACGCTTGGGTAATCTCAACGCTGCTAATTGCGCCACTCTTCAGATCGAGCGAAAGCTCAGAAAGTGTCTTTTCAAACATAGTATAGGGTCCGCAATGTCAGCTTATTCAATAACTTTTGGCACAAGGAAAAGGCCGTTTTTAACTGCTGGTGAAACAGCTTGAAGCTTCTCGCGCTGATCGGATTCAGATACTTCATCAACGCGCAGACGTTGGACCGCATCCAGTGGGTGCGCCAGTGGTTCAACGCCGTCAGTATTGATCTGCTGCATCTCATCAACGAGATGGAGAATGCTGCTAAGATTTTTGGTGTAAGCGGGAATGTCCTGCTCGTCCAGCGCTAGGCGCGCTAAGTGAGCAATACGCTCTACGTCAGATCGATCGATTGACATAATTAACCTTTAAATAACATCGTTAGAGGCAAACTAAAGGGGTCGAGTGCTTCGCGAATATCGAAGCGCCCTCTAGTAGAGAAAACCTTTCAAAGGGCAGTAATCTAACACATTTGCGCCTTGCCCAAAATCCCCACCGTTGCTAAGATTCTCTGATCATAAAACTTGCGTTAAACGCTTGGCTGTAAAGAAGGTTTTTTCTCTGATGTTTAAAAAAATTCGTGGGCTTTTTTCTAGCGATCTTTCGATCGATTTGGGTACTGCCAACACACTTATCTACTTACGTGATAGTGAAATCGTGCTCAACGAGCCCTCTGTAGTAGCAATTCGTACTCAGGGGAACCAAAAAACCGTAGCAGCTGTTGGTATGGATGCTAAACGTATGCTCGGTCGTACACCGGGTAACATCACAGCTATTCGTCCACTAAAAGATGGCGTGATTGCCGATTTCCACGTTACAGAGAAGATGCTGCAGTATTTTATCAGCAAAGTACATAACAACAGTTTCTTGCGTCCAAGTCCTCGTGTACTTATCTGTGTGCCGTGTAAATCTACGCAGGTTGAACGTCGTGCCATCAAAGAGTCCGCTTTGGGAGCGGGTGCTCGTGAAGTTTATTTGATTGAAGAGCCAATGGCTGCTGCTATTGGTGCAGGCCTTCCTGTTGATGAAGCGACCGGCTCAATGGTTGTCGATATCGGTGGTGGTACTACAGAGATTGCTGTTATTTCACTGAGCGGTATTGTCTACTCTGAATCTGTTCGTGTAGGTGGTGACCGTTTCGATGAGGCGATTGTGACCTATGTTCGTCGTAACTACGGCTCTTTGATTGGTGAAGCTACTGCTGAGCGAATCAAACAGGAGATTGGTGCAGCTTACCCATCTACTGAAGTGCTTGAAATCGATGTTCGTGGCCGTAACCTCGCTGAAGGTATCCCTCGGATGTTTACCTTGAACAGCAATGAAATTCTTGAAGCGCTGCAAGAGCCGCTACAGTCAATCGTACAGGCAGTTAAAGGTGCACTTGAGCAGTGTCCACCAGAGCTAGCAGCTGATGTGGCTGAACATGGTATTGTATTGACCGGTGGTGGTGCACTGCTGCGCAACCTAGATCGACTTCTTACCGAAGAGACCGGCTTGCCAGTGATCGTTGCCGAAGATCCACTAACCTGTGTTGCTCGTGGCGGCGGTAAAGCACTTGAGATTTTGGATAATCAGGGCTTCGATCTCCTGTCTCGTGACTAATCTGTATTAAGCGCGGAGTAGCCAGTCATGATCTTTCGTAATGGGCCTTCGCGTATTCTCCTTGTGCTGCTGGTAATCGTTGCTGCAGCACTTATCACTCTTGATTTAACATCCGATAAATTCCGTGAGGGCAAATCTGTTGCAGGCGTCGTAGTGACCCCCTTGCAGTGGTTCATAGATGTGCCGACACGAATAGCAGATTCGGCATCCAATCTGTTGGTGGGACGTGCGAGTCTACTTGCTGAAAATGATTCGCTTCGCAAAGAGGCGCTATTGCTTGAACAGCGGGTTTTACAGAACTCATCGTTGGCGACAGAGAATCGCCGATTGCGTGCGTTGTTGAACGCTCGCTCTAAAGTCACTGATGATGTTCAACTCGCGGAGCTTATTGGGGTCAGTTCTGATCCATTTCGTCATGAAATATTAATCAACCTAGGTGTAGAGGAGGGGGTCTTTACTGGCCAACCTGCGCTCGACGCTGGGGGTGTGATGGGTATGGTGACTTCGACAGCACCCGTTACTAGTCGAGTGATGCTGCTAACAGATTCAAGAGCTGCCATTCCTGTTGAAGTGTTGCGTAATGGCTACCGCACAATTGCATTAGGTACTGGCTCTGTAGATGAGTTGAAACTCGATCATATTCCTAATACTGCGGATATTCGTGTCGGCGATCTCCTCATTACTTCAGGTCTTGCTGGTGCCTTCCCACGTGGCTATCCCGTTGCTGAAATATCACAATTCACTCAAGAGCCGGGGCAGCAGTTTGCTGTTGTTCGTGCAACACCTGTTGCGGATCTAAACAAAAGCCGATATCTCCTTCTTGTGAAAATGGTCAACGATGCAGTCTCAGAAGAGGTTGTAAATGAGTGATGATCGATCTGGTAATGGTGGTTATTTAGTCACCTTCGCAACTTTTATTGTTGCGATTGCATTGAGTGAAATTCCTCTCCACCCATCTCTACAGTGGTTTCGTCCAGACTGGCCGCTCTTGGTTTTGTTATTTTGGGTTTTATGGGCCCCTAATCGAGTTGGTCTGATTACCGCATTTTTGGTTGGTCTACTACTTGACCTCATTCGAGGTGGACTGCTAGGGCAGACTGCGCTAACTCTGACTATACTGACTTTTGTAGCGCAGCTTCTATACCAGCGTGTGCGTGTATTTCCTCTTCTTCAGCAGTCGATTGTTGTTGGTTTGTTAGTTTCTCTGAACCAACTTTTCTACTTTGGAATGCAGGGGTTGTTTGGTAACACAGGTGACTCTTTGATGTTTTTAGTACCTGCGTTAACCAGTGCGATTGTATGGCCACTGCATTTTATGCTGATGCGAAAGCTAGCTCGGGCTTTGGATCTCAATTGATGTTGGTTTTAGCTTCTCAATCTCCTCGCCGAAAAGAGCTGCTTGAGCAGATTGGCGTTATTGCAGAATCTGTTCCGGCGGATATTGATGAAACTCCATTAGCAGGTGAGTTGCCCCAAGCCTATGTTGAGCGCCTAGCTCGTGAAAAGGCGGAGTGTGTAGCAGAGATTAAACCAGGTCGAGTGGTGCTGGGATCTGACACAACTGTTGTATCCGATGGCAAGGTGTTGGGTAAGCCCGAGAGTTTTGATGATTTTAAGTCGATGTTCAGTGCATTGGCGGATAATGTCCATCAGGTTATGACGGCGGTTGCCGTGACCGATGGCTCTACTACTCGATCACAAGTAGTGATCACTGATGTTGTATTTGGTCCTGTTAGTGAGCAGCAACTGCGAGCCTATTGGGATTCTGGTGAACCGCAAGATAAAGCAGGCGGTTATGGTATTCAGGGCTTGGCTGCCATTTTTGTAAAGCGAATTGAAGGGAGTTACAGCGCAGTCGTTGGACTTCCATTGTCTGAAACAGCAGAGCTTTTATCTATTTACTCTGTTCCTGTTTGGCAAACTGAGAAAAGTAAGGAGTTTTAGGTGGGTGAAGAGATACTAATTAACTTCACGCCGATGGAGACTCGCGTGGCTG includes these proteins:
- the mreD gene encoding rod shape-determining protein MreD gives rise to the protein MSDDRSGNGGYLVTFATFIVAIALSEIPLHPSLQWFRPDWPLLVLLFWVLWAPNRVGLITAFLVGLLLDLIRGGLLGQTALTLTILTFVAQLLYQRVRVFPLLQQSIVVGLLVSLNQLFYFGMQGLFGNTGDSLMFLVPALTSAIVWPLHFMLMRKLARALDLN
- a CDS encoding nucleoside triphosphate pyrophosphatase, which gives rise to MATAFYADAKASSGFGSQLMLVLASQSPRRKELLEQIGVIAESVPADIDETPLAGELPQAYVERLAREKAECVAEIKPGRVVLGSDTTVVSDGKVLGKPESFDDFKSMFSALADNVHQVMTAVAVTDGSTTRSQVVITDVVFGPVSEQQLRAYWDSGEPQDKAGGYGIQGLAAIFVKRIEGSYSAVVGLPLSETAELLSIYSVPVWQTEKSKEF